The following proteins are encoded in a genomic region of Deltaproteobacteria bacterium:
- a CDS encoding heavy-metal-associated domain-containing protein, translated as MTTIMIKGMSCNHCVMAVTKALNEIDGIKNVKVDLAKGEAAFDEIKPIDMDLLRKDIKKAGYEVV; from the coding sequence ATGACTACGATCATGATAAAGGGGATGTCGTGCAATCACTGTGTCATGGCTGTTACCAAGGCCTTGAATGAAATTGATGGGATCAAAAACGTCAAAGTGGACCTTGCAAAAGGTGAGGCTGCTTTTGATGAGATAAAGCCCATTGACATGGACCTTTTGAGAAAAGACATCAAGAAGGCAGGATACGAAGTTGTCTAG